TCCCAAGAATAAACATACAGTGGTATTAGAAAACGCATGAGTTTGGAATTGAGAAGAGCGACGATATAGCGCAAGTTTTCTCCGGTTAGGATAAAGGCAGTCTTATCTGTAATGAACTCACCATATAAGTCAAGCGAAACGCGGGGAAAACCGTTGTCCAAGTGCTTTGCACGCCGCATTGTTTCTGGATATACTATCTTCTCTTGATAAAACTCTGCGTGATAAGCGCAGGTATCTTGTAGTTCAAACCATGCGTGAGGGGTT
This is a stretch of genomic DNA from Gemmatimonadota bacterium. It encodes these proteins:
- a CDS encoding class I SAM-dependent DNA methyltransferase, whose translation is TPHAWFELQDTCAYHAEFYQEKIVYPETMRRAKHLDNGFPRVSLDLYGEFITDKTAFILTGENLRYIVALLNSKLMRFLIPLYVYSWDDSGFLMQKIFVERLPVPKITAAEQPPFIHIVDSILQAKAANPGVNTRAAEAEIDQLVYQLYNLTDEEISLVES